A part of Paenibacillus sp. sptzw28 genomic DNA contains:
- a CDS encoding SDR family oxidoreductase has product MMKPIYGSYTECKRIPVYYPPQYQPQQPGIETYMIPRPVSENPAYTGSGKLRDKVVIITGGDSGIGRAVTYAFAKEGADIVVVYYNEHGDAQETMARVNQLGRRCLTLAGDIGDESFCRHVVEMTIRTFGRIDCLVNNAAVQFYQESIEGITREQLELTFRTNIFAMFYLTKAALPYLRPGSTIINTSSETSFVGFKGLIDYSATKGAITTFTRSLSMSLIDRGIRVNAVAPGRTWTPLQPASLPPNIYMSAGFEHPMKRDAQPWEIAPAYVYLASNDSTYVMGQVIHVNGGTYFGQ; this is encoded by the coding sequence CATCTACGGAAGTTATACCGAGTGTAAAAGGATTCCGGTTTATTATCCGCCGCAGTACCAACCACAGCAGCCAGGTATCGAAACATACATGATTCCAAGACCCGTTTCCGAAAACCCCGCATATACGGGAAGCGGAAAACTGCGCGATAAAGTTGTAATTATAACAGGCGGAGACAGCGGGATTGGAAGGGCTGTGACGTACGCGTTCGCCAAAGAAGGGGCGGACATCGTCGTCGTCTATTACAATGAACACGGGGATGCTCAGGAGACGATGGCAAGGGTCAATCAGCTGGGCCGAAGGTGCCTCACGCTCGCCGGAGATATCGGTGATGAATCGTTCTGCAGGCATGTGGTGGAAATGACGATCCGCACTTTCGGCCGAATCGACTGCCTGGTTAACAACGCGGCGGTGCAGTTTTATCAGGAGAGCATTGAAGGCATCACACGCGAGCAGCTGGAACTAACCTTTCGGACGAATATTTTTGCCATGTTCTATCTCACCAAAGCGGCCCTCCCTTACCTGAGACCAGGAAGCACGATCATCAATACCTCGTCCGAAACGTCATTTGTGGGATTCAAAGGGCTGATCGATTATTCGGCCACCAAAGGCGCGATTACCACGTTTACGCGTTCCTTAAGCATGTCGCTGATCGACCGCGGAATCCGTGTAAATGCAGTTGCTCCGGGTAGAACGTGGACGCCTCTGCAACCGGCATCGCTGCCTCCGAATATTTATATGTCGGCCGGTTTTGAACATCCCATGAAACGGGACGCTCAGCCTTGGGAGATTGCGCCTGCATACGTCTACCTGGCATCTAACGATTCCACCTATGTGATGGGACAGGTGATCCATGTTAACGGGGGGACGTATTTCGGTCAATAA
- a CDS encoding MFS transporter, with amino-acid sequence MNHLTERENTRRITSNIFKGSVGNLIEWYDWYVYAAFAVYFSAEFFPKGDQTSQLLNTAAIFAVGFLMRPIGSLLLGRYADRHGRRAALTLSITVMAGGSLIIACTPSYGSIGVLAPIILVLARLLQGLSLGGEYGTSATYLSEMASSGRRGFYSSFQYVTLIAGQLVALGVQIILQQILSESDMKSWGWRVPFVIGAMGALAVLWLRRTMDESEQFSKMGSESKASAGTIKALMKHPKAVLTVVGLTLGGTVAFYTYTTYLQKFMVNTVGIQKEVVSWINFIALLVFVILQPLAGMLSDRIGRRPLLISFGILGTLLTVPLFLLMQQTKSPIGAFLLMMVGLVIVTGYTSINAIVKAELFPTEVRALGVGFPYALTVAVFGGTAEFIALWFKSIGFESLFYYYVAVCIAVSFIVYWRMGESSKVSHIESEKR; translated from the coding sequence ATGAATCATCTCACTGAGCGTGAAAACACGAGGAGGATTACTAGCAACATCTTCAAGGGTTCGGTTGGAAATCTGATCGAATGGTACGATTGGTACGTTTATGCTGCGTTTGCCGTCTATTTTTCAGCTGAATTTTTCCCGAAGGGAGATCAGACGAGCCAGCTGCTTAATACAGCGGCGATCTTCGCGGTTGGCTTCCTTATGCGCCCGATAGGGAGCCTCCTCCTCGGCCGCTATGCTGACCGTCATGGCCGTCGTGCCGCGCTTACGCTGTCTATCACCGTCATGGCCGGTGGTTCCCTGATCATTGCCTGCACCCCAAGTTACGGATCCATTGGCGTGCTGGCGCCTATTATTCTGGTTCTTGCGCGCCTTCTCCAAGGTTTGTCGCTTGGCGGAGAGTATGGAACCTCGGCTACGTATCTGTCCGAGATGGCCAGCAGCGGCCGCCGCGGCTTCTACTCGAGCTTCCAATACGTGACACTTATTGCCGGGCAGCTGGTTGCGCTGGGCGTCCAGATCATCCTCCAACAAATACTCAGCGAATCCGATATGAAATCATGGGGCTGGCGTGTTCCATTCGTCATAGGAGCAATGGGTGCATTGGCCGTATTGTGGCTGCGCCGCACGATGGACGAATCGGAGCAATTTTCCAAAATGGGCTCTGAAAGCAAGGCAAGCGCAGGTACAATCAAGGCGCTGATGAAGCACCCCAAGGCGGTGCTGACGGTGGTCGGACTGACGCTCGGCGGAACGGTCGCTTTCTATACATACACGACGTACCTGCAGAAGTTCATGGTAAATACCGTAGGAATCCAGAAAGAGGTCGTCAGCTGGATCAACTTTATAGCCCTTCTTGTATTCGTAATCCTTCAACCGCTTGCCGGTATGCTGTCCGACCGGATCGGACGGCGTCCGTTATTGATTAGTTTCGGTATCCTCGGGACTTTGCTGACGGTCCCGTTATTCTTGTTAATGCAGCAAACGAAGAGCCCTATTGGCGCTTTCTTGCTCATGATGGTCGGCCTCGTCATTGTTACCGGTTACACTTCCATTAATGCAATCGTGAAGGCCGAGCTCTTCCCTACAGAGGTCCGTGCTCTTGGGGTAGGCTTTCCCTACGCACTCACCGTTGCGGTGTTTGGCGGCACAGCCGAGTTCATCGCGTTATGGTTCAAAAGCATTGGATTCGAGTCGCTTTTCTATTACTATGTAGCCGTCTGCATTGCCGTCAGCTTCATCGTCTACTGGCGTATGGGTGAGTCTTCGAAGGTCTCCCATATCGAATCCGAAAAACGATAG
- a CDS encoding ABC transporter substrate-binding protein produces the protein MKSYKLLVLLMLSSVLVLSACSMNNPGNNGFSDTASNENAAKGKKLMIGLTVPTLGNPFFVSMSKGAQEVAKKYNAEITVVSADQDLAKQTQQFEDFITQKVDLILLSPFDSKGIAGAVQQAKAAGIPVIALDGSAEGGIDSVVMSDNVQAGKLAGEYLAKRLNGSGSIVVIDGPPVSAVTDRIKGFEEVLKNYPDIKVVAKQNGEGNREKALGLMENILQANKKIDAVFCINDEEGVGVKIAQEQAGRTDEFFIVGVDGAPGAADALKEKKSYAATSAQFPNQMAIQGVELALKVIKGEKVDPQVLIPTELITQDNVDSYRGW, from the coding sequence ATGAAATCATATAAACTTCTCGTTTTACTGATGTTATCCTCGGTCCTGGTTCTTTCTGCATGTTCAATGAACAATCCCGGCAACAATGGCTTCAGCGATACGGCAAGTAATGAAAACGCTGCCAAAGGGAAAAAGCTTATGATCGGCTTGACGGTGCCGACACTCGGAAATCCTTTCTTTGTCTCAATGTCCAAAGGTGCGCAGGAAGTGGCAAAAAAGTATAATGCAGAAATTACTGTCGTTAGCGCTGATCAGGATCTGGCCAAGCAGACGCAGCAATTTGAAGACTTTATTACTCAAAAAGTCGATCTCATTCTGCTTAGTCCGTTCGATTCTAAAGGAATCGCAGGGGCCGTACAGCAAGCCAAAGCGGCTGGCATTCCGGTTATAGCCCTTGACGGCAGCGCAGAGGGCGGAATTGACTCCGTCGTTATGTCTGATAACGTTCAGGCTGGAAAACTGGCCGGCGAGTATTTGGCAAAGCGTTTGAACGGCAGTGGCAGCATTGTCGTCATCGATGGTCCGCCGGTGTCTGCCGTCACGGATCGAATCAAAGGCTTTGAGGAAGTCCTGAAAAATTATCCGGATATCAAAGTAGTCGCAAAACAAAATGGAGAAGGCAACCGCGAGAAAGCGCTCGGTCTTATGGAAAACATTTTGCAGGCAAACAAGAAAATCGATGCGGTATTTTGCATTAACGATGAAGAAGGTGTCGGCGTCAAAATCGCACAGGAACAGGCGGGACGTACGGACGAATTTTTTATCGTCGGTGTCGATGGCGCTCCTGGTGCAGCGGATGCATTGAAAGAGAAGAAAAGCTATGCGGCAACATCCGCTCAGTTTCCGAACCAGATGGCAATTCAAGGGGTTGAACTCGCACTGAAAGTCATCAAAGGCGAGAAAGTCGACCCGCAAGTACTCATTCCCACCGAGCTAATTACACAGGACAATGTGGATTCATATAGAGGCTGGTAA
- a CDS encoding sugar ABC transporter ATP-binding protein: METVLVQAPVTEPETAKQLVMKMEAVHKSFSGVNVLHNVHLKLYKGEVHALMGENGAGKSTLMKIMAGIHKPDSGLTVYKGKEVQWHNPLEARANGISVIHQEISLSPNLSIGENILMGTTYPKNRLGLVKWSEIHEKAETVLRSIGSTLNPRANVSTLSVAQQQMVEIARALSFNSEVLIMDEPTASLTDREIEKLFIIIGDLKRKGVSVVYISHRMDEIFRISDRFTVLRDGHWIASGPITETNPNHLVKLMVGRDMKELFQRKPKEPMRGEISRRPVLELRNISDKKRIKEVSLRLFPGEIVGLAGLVGAGRTEMVRAIFGISEVIEGEVLVEGRPVNIKSPGDAMSYGIAHVPENRKEQGLFPNLSVKENILMAQMRTYRKASILQHGRMDRDADRYIKDLGVKTASKEQNVMRLSGGNQQKVVIAKWLSIAPKVLLLDEPTRGVDIGAKTEIHKIISVLAEQGMAVLMISSELPEILGVSDRILVMHEGRIRAELSSLEATQEKIMYYATGEVE; encoded by the coding sequence ATGGAAACTGTACTTGTACAAGCACCGGTTACGGAACCAGAAACGGCCAAACAGCTTGTTATGAAGATGGAGGCCGTCCACAAGTCGTTTTCCGGCGTCAATGTGCTTCACAATGTTCACCTAAAGCTCTACAAGGGTGAAGTCCACGCCCTTATGGGAGAAAACGGCGCAGGAAAATCGACCTTGATGAAAATTATGGCGGGGATACACAAGCCCGATTCAGGCTTGACCGTCTACAAGGGAAAAGAAGTACAATGGCATAATCCCTTGGAGGCCAGAGCCAACGGGATTAGTGTCATTCATCAGGAAATCAGCTTGTCGCCGAATCTGTCGATCGGTGAAAACATCCTGATGGGCACAACCTATCCGAAAAACAGATTAGGGCTCGTCAAATGGAGTGAAATCCATGAAAAAGCAGAGACGGTTCTCCGTTCCATCGGATCCACGCTAAATCCGAGGGCGAATGTCTCGACGCTCAGTGTTGCGCAGCAGCAAATGGTGGAGATCGCCCGGGCGCTGTCCTTTAACTCCGAAGTCCTAATCATGGATGAACCGACGGCTTCTTTAACGGATAGAGAGATCGAAAAATTGTTTATCATTATCGGGGATTTAAAACGTAAAGGCGTTTCGGTTGTATATATTTCGCATCGGATGGATGAGATTTTCCGTATTTCGGACCGATTTACCGTTTTGCGGGATGGTCATTGGATCGCCAGTGGTCCTATAACGGAAACGAATCCGAATCACTTGGTCAAGCTTATGGTAGGCAGGGATATGAAGGAGCTGTTCCAAAGAAAGCCGAAGGAACCCATGCGGGGCGAAATCAGCCGCAGGCCTGTCCTGGAGCTGCGTAATATCTCCGACAAGAAAAGGATAAAAGAGGTTTCGCTGCGGTTATTTCCCGGTGAAATTGTCGGTCTCGCCGGCTTGGTCGGTGCGGGTCGAACGGAGATGGTTCGTGCCATATTCGGAATTTCCGAGGTTATAGAAGGGGAAGTCTTGGTAGAAGGCAGACCGGTAAACATCAAGTCTCCGGGCGATGCTATGAGCTATGGGATTGCCCATGTGCCGGAAAATCGCAAAGAGCAAGGGCTGTTCCCTAACTTATCCGTGAAGGAAAACATTCTAATGGCACAAATGCGTACTTATAGGAAAGCGAGCATACTGCAGCACGGTAGAATGGACCGGGATGCGGACCGCTACATTAAGGATTTGGGCGTTAAGACCGCGTCGAAAGAGCAAAATGTAATGAGGCTCAGCGGCGGAAACCAGCAAAAAGTTGTGATTGCCAAATGGTTATCAATTGCGCCAAAGGTGCTTTTGCTTGATGAGCCGACCCGCGGTGTCGATATCGGTGCCAAAACTGAGATCCACAAAATCATCAGCGTGCTGGCTGAACAGGGAATGGCCGTATTGATGATTTCTTCCGAGCTGCCTGAAATACTGGGCGTCAGCGACAGGATTCTGGTAATGCACGAAGGGCGAATAAGGGCCGAACTGTCAAGTCTTGAAGCGACACAGGAAAAGATCATGTATTACGCAACGGGGGAGGTCGAATAG
- a CDS encoding ABC transporter permease subunit, whose translation METNITASIVDELGTRKKVMYYWNQLGMLIILVLLCILMAVFAPNFVEVSNVLNVLKQVSITAILAAGMTIVILTGGIDLSVGSTLALSGVLSVMLTNAGLNPILSMAAGAAAGYAAGAINGYFTAVTKLPSFIVTLGSMTYLRGLAYVISGGYPLVLQNNLFKFMGAGYMLGIPTPIYIMALVYVIMFFMLKYTMFGRHVYAIGGSEEAARLTGIKVEKTLINVYSFSGLLAGIAGVVMAGRLFSGQPMVGAGAELDAIAAVVLGGTSFVGGFGRIQGTIIGVLIMGVLTNGLTLLNVDYYWQLVVKGAVIVIAVLLDRLRSKS comes from the coding sequence ATGGAAACGAATATTACGGCTTCAATCGTTGATGAATTGGGGACGAGAAAAAAGGTAATGTACTATTGGAATCAGCTAGGAATGCTCATTATTCTTGTTCTTCTTTGTATTCTTATGGCTGTTTTTGCTCCCAATTTTGTGGAAGTGAGCAATGTACTAAACGTTTTGAAGCAGGTATCCATTACAGCCATTCTGGCAGCGGGTATGACGATCGTCATCTTGACAGGAGGTATTGATCTTTCTGTCGGCTCCACACTGGCGCTGTCCGGCGTCCTCTCCGTAATGCTTACAAATGCGGGACTGAACCCGATCTTATCCATGGCTGCTGGAGCTGCTGCCGGTTATGCGGCAGGCGCGATTAACGGTTATTTCACAGCGGTTACGAAACTGCCTTCATTCATCGTCACATTGGGCAGTATGACTTACCTTAGAGGGCTGGCTTACGTAATCAGCGGAGGGTATCCCCTCGTGCTCCAGAATAATTTGTTCAAATTCATGGGAGCAGGTTACATGCTGGGAATTCCGACCCCCATTTATATCATGGCTCTGGTGTATGTCATCATGTTTTTCATGCTTAAATATACGATGTTCGGTCGTCATGTCTATGCGATCGGCGGCAGTGAAGAGGCAGCCAGACTAACAGGCATTAAAGTGGAAAAAACACTGATCAATGTTTACTCCTTCAGCGGTCTTCTTGCAGGTATTGCAGGCGTGGTTATGGCGGGACGCTTATTCTCGGGACAGCCCATGGTGGGAGCGGGAGCCGAGCTTGATGCAATTGCCGCAGTAGTTCTGGGGGGGACAAGCTTTGTCGGAGGATTCGGCCGTATCCAGGGAACAATCATCGGCGTGTTGATCATGGGGGTCCTTACGAACGGGCTTACTTTGCTGAACGTTGATTATTACTGGCAGCTTGTCGTTAAGGGTGCGGTCATCGTCATTGCTGTACTCCTTGATCGTTTGCGCAGCAAGAGCTGA